In Geminocystis sp. NIES-3709, a single genomic region encodes these proteins:
- a CDS encoding type II toxin-antitoxin system VapC family toxin: protein MYILDTDHLSILERNGKDAECLKLKLKNINPQEIAVSIITYQEQIQGWLSLVNKSKNINEQVNIYKKLKKQLINYCQIPIIDFDEKAAKEFEILRKKYSKIGTMDLKIASIVIVNKAVLLTRNSRDFEQIQDLLTEN, encoded by the coding sequence ATGTATATTTTAGATACTGATCATCTTAGTATTTTAGAACGTAATGGCAAGGATGCGGAATGTTTAAAACTTAAATTGAAAAATATTAATCCTCAAGAAATAGCTGTGAGTATTATTACTTATCAAGAACAAATACAAGGATGGTTAAGTTTAGTTAATAAATCCAAGAATATTAATGAACAGGTAAATATTTATAAAAAACTCAAAAAACAGTTAATCAATTATTGTCAAATTCCCATTATTGATTTTGATGAAAAAGCGGCTAAAGAATTTGAAATTCTTAGGAAAAAATATAGTAAAATAGGAACGATGGATTTAAAAATTGCTTCGATCGTAATAGTAAATAAAGCTGTTTTACTTACGAGAAATAGTCGTGATTTTGAGCAAATTCAAGATTTATTAACAGAAAATTAG
- a CDS encoding glycoside hydrolase translates to MAHPLYVAFIWHQHQPLYKSRLSSHDFGGQYRLPWVRLHGIKDYLDLVLILEKYPLLHQTVNLVPSLILQLEEYANGTAIDPYLALTLTPVNELGKEEKQYIIEHFFDANHYHLIRPHARYEELYQQRHLKGEQWCFDNWQEKDYSDLLAWHNLAWFDPLFWDDPHIAEWLEKGKNFTLIDRQQICAKQQEIIARIIPQHKKMQETGQLEVTTTPYTHPILPLLADTNAGRVAIPNMTLPNDRFQWEDDIPRHLNKAWDIYIDRFGRSPRGLWPSEQSVSPSILPHIAKGGFKWLCSDEAVLGWSINHFFHRDEMGNLYEPEYLYRPYRLETSEGDLSIIFRDHRLSDLIGFTYGAMNPEQAAGDLIGHLEAIARRFKERQWGDKSSLELPWLVTIALDGENCWEFYEKDGKLFLESLYSRLSQQSQIKLVTVSEFIDQFPPTETLNSGSLHSGSWVDGSFNTWIGDPAKNRAWEYLKTARDSLAKHTEVTEENNPEAWEALYAAEGSDWFWWFGDPHHSNHDAMFDQLFREHLIVLYQALDETPPEYLYRPVAELETKLANDYLPASFIHPVIDGRGEEEDWDRAGKIKIGGARGTMHKASIIPTIFYGWDHLNFYLRFDLKPGVKAGQDLPSELHLVWFYPGRLTHNKQLSLGNILDEPPLNYYYHHHLCINLVTQTTWLQEAGADGNWHSRYCSGKVAFDSCIEISVPWKDLHIDPDAEISLLAILAENGQYKDYLPENTLIRLQAP, encoded by the coding sequence ATGGCTCACCCTCTCTACGTTGCTTTTATTTGGCATCAACACCAGCCCCTCTATAAATCTCGTCTCTCTAGTCATGATTTTGGGGGTCAATATCGTTTGCCTTGGGTTAGATTACATGGTATCAAAGATTATCTTGATTTAGTTTTAATTCTTGAAAAATATCCCTTATTACATCAAACTGTTAATCTTGTTCCTTCTTTGATTTTACAGTTGGAAGAATACGCCAATGGAACTGCGATCGATCCTTATCTAGCTTTAACTTTAACTCCCGTTAATGAATTAGGAAAAGAAGAAAAACAATATATTATTGAGCATTTTTTCGATGCTAACCATTATCATCTAATTCGTCCCCATGCCCGTTACGAAGAACTTTATCAACAACGTCATTTAAAAGGGGAACAATGGTGTTTTGATAATTGGCAGGAAAAAGATTATAGTGACTTGTTAGCATGGCATAATTTAGCATGGTTCGATCCTCTCTTTTGGGATGATCCTCATATTGCAGAATGGTTGGAAAAAGGTAAAAATTTCACTTTGATTGATCGACAACAAATTTGTGCAAAACAACAGGAAATTATTGCTCGTATCATTCCGCAACATAAAAAAATGCAGGAAACAGGGCAACTAGAAGTTACTACCACCCCTTATACTCACCCGATTTTACCTTTATTAGCAGACACCAACGCAGGACGAGTGGCTATTCCTAATATGACTTTACCAAACGATCGATTTCAGTGGGAAGATGACATACCTCGTCACCTTAATAAAGCATGGGATATATATATAGATCGTTTTGGTCGATCGCCTAGAGGGTTATGGCCTAGTGAACAGTCCGTTAGTCCTTCAATTTTGCCCCATATAGCCAAGGGAGGATTTAAGTGGTTATGTTCCGATGAAGCAGTATTGGGATGGAGTATCAATCATTTTTTCCATCGGGATGAAATGGGTAACTTATATGAACCAGAATACTTATATCGTCCTTATCGATTAGAAACTTCTGAGGGGGATTTAAGCATTATTTTTCGAGATCACCGTCTATCAGACTTAATTGGCTTTACCTATGGTGCAATGAACCCAGAACAAGCCGCAGGAGACTTAATTGGTCATTTAGAAGCGATCGCTAGACGTTTTAAAGAAAGACAATGGGGAGATAAAAGTAGTTTAGAATTACCTTGGTTAGTCACGATCGCTCTTGATGGGGAAAACTGTTGGGAATTTTACGAAAAAGACGGCAAACTCTTTTTAGAATCCCTTTATAGTAGGTTATCTCAACAATCACAAATCAAGTTAGTTACTGTTTCCGAATTTATCGATCAATTTCCTCCCACAGAAACCCTCAACAGTGGCAGTTTACACAGTGGTTCATGGGTTGATGGTAGCTTTAATACTTGGATTGGAGATCCCGCCAAGAATCGAGCATGGGAATATCTTAAAACCGCTAGAGATAGCCTTGCTAAACATACTGAGGTAACAGAAGAAAATAATCCGGAAGCGTGGGAAGCCCTTTATGCTGCCGAAGGTTCTGACTGGTTTTGGTGGTTTGGCGATCCGCATCATTCCAATCATGATGCCATGTTTGACCAACTATTCCGAGAACATTTAATCGTTTTGTATCAAGCCTTAGATGAAACTCCCCCAGAATATTTATATCGTCCTGTGGCAGAACTGGAAACGAAATTGGCAAACGATTATTTACCAGCTAGTTTTATTCACCCCGTCATAGATGGTCGAGGAGAGGAAGAAGATTGGGATCGGGCAGGAAAAATCAAAATTGGCGGTGCAAGGGGAACTATGCACAAAGCAAGTATTATTCCGACAATATTTTATGGTTGGGATCACCTTAATTTTTATCTCCGTTTTGACTTAAAACCGGGAGTTAAAGCCGGGCAAGATTTACCTTCAGAATTACACTTAGTTTGGTTTTATCCGGGTAGATTAACTCATAATAAACAACTTTCATTAGGTAATATACTAGATGAACCCCCTCTCAACTATTACTATCATCATCATCTCTGCATTAATTTAGTGACTCAAACCACTTGGTTACAAGAAGCAGGGGCAGATGGTAACTGGCATTCTCGTTATTGTAGTGGTAAAGTCGCTTTTGATTCTTGTATTGAAATTTCTGTTCCTTGGAAGGATTTACACATAGATCCTGATGCTGAAATCAGTTTATTAGCTATCTTGGCGGAAAATGGTCAATATAAAGATTATTTACCAGAAAATACTCTCATTCGCCTTCAGGCACCTTAA
- a CDS encoding chemotaxis protein CheW, whose protein sequence is MNTPNLSSQSSKANIQKVKLLVFSIENLNVALHIDTVQKVVNYSTIFSSGLNHYGLVNLGDQEITVIDLHKKLFNTSQNLTIEDKKYLLLAINSVNETFGILIQSTPELYDISLDTIRELPSSYRRVDTLKIASHVLVIPEEDQNKTVFILDPDELISPV, encoded by the coding sequence ATGAACACCCCTAATTTATCCTCCCAATCTTCAAAGGCAAATATTCAAAAAGTTAAACTGTTAGTATTTTCGATCGAGAATCTAAATGTAGCCTTACATATTGATACAGTGCAAAAAGTTGTTAACTACTCTACGATCTTCAGCAGTGGTTTAAATCACTATGGATTAGTGAACTTAGGAGATCAAGAAATCACCGTTATTGATTTACATAAAAAACTATTTAACACTTCCCAAAATTTAACGATCGAAGATAAAAAATATTTACTTCTAGCCATTAATAGTGTCAACGAAACCTTTGGGATCCTAATTCAAAGTACCCCAGAACTTTATGATATCTCTCTCGATACTATTAGAGAATTACCGTCATCTTATCGTCGGGTTGACACCTTAAAAATAGCTTCTCATGTCTTAGTTATTCCCGAAGAAGATCAAAATAAAACTGTATTTATACTAGATCCTGATGAATTGATAAGTCCCGTATAA
- the lepB gene encoding signal peptidase I, with translation MSEKRPEHEQLNIVKGEENPWLEVLKTIGMAAVLSFGIRTFVAEARYIPSSSMEPTLQINDRLIIEKMSYRFHQPNRGDVVVFNATEALQRENFNDAFIKRIIGLPGDEVMVRNGKVMVNGEILREAYIKEAPQYDYGPVIVPEGEYLVLGDNRNNSYDSHYWGFVPRNKFVGRASLRFWPPERMGILDEKPVYADTINKD, from the coding sequence ATGAGTGAAAAACGACCAGAACATGAACAGCTTAATATCGTTAAAGGGGAAGAAAACCCTTGGTTAGAAGTATTAAAAACGATCGGTATGGCGGCAGTTTTATCTTTTGGTATTCGTACTTTTGTAGCGGAAGCTAGATATATTCCCTCATCTTCCATGGAACCTACTTTACAAATAAACGATCGTCTAATCATTGAGAAAATGAGTTATCGTTTTCATCAACCAAACCGAGGAGATGTAGTTGTTTTTAACGCCACAGAAGCATTGCAAAGGGAAAATTTTAACGATGCTTTCATTAAAAGAATTATCGGTTTACCCGGAGATGAAGTAATGGTACGCAATGGAAAAGTTATGGTTAATGGTGAGATATTAAGAGAGGCTTATATCAAAGAAGCACCACAATATGACTACGGACCAGTTATTGTTCCCGAAGGAGAATATTTAGTGTTGGGAGATAATCGTAATAATAGTTATGATTCTCATTACTGGGGTTTTGTGCCAAGAAACAAATTTGTGGGACGTGCTTCCCTTCGTTTTTGGCCTCCTGAAAGAATGGGCATTTTGGATGAAAAACCAGTTTATGCAGACACTATTAACAAAGATTAA
- a CDS encoding YqeG family HAD IIIA-type phosphatase: MSRTKILQPDLVLGDVVIHLTPSLIQKYNLKGLVLDVDETLVAWNEKQLSPELINWVEDMRKIVDLWLVSNNLSENRISSIASSLNLPFIFGAGKPSRRKLRQAVDAMNHPLEQTAMVGDRLFTDVLAGNRLGMFTILVEPMVSSQSKLISLRNFEVWLSQKLGVSVYKT, translated from the coding sequence ATGTCTAGGACAAAAATATTACAACCTGATTTAGTTTTAGGAGATGTGGTTATTCATCTTACTCCTAGTTTAATTCAAAAATATAATTTGAAAGGATTAGTTTTGGATGTGGATGAAACTCTCGTGGCTTGGAATGAAAAGCAGTTATCTCCTGAATTGATTAACTGGGTTGAAGATATGCGCAAAATAGTAGATTTATGGTTAGTTAGCAATAACCTTAGTGAAAATCGTATCAGTTCCATCGCATCTAGTCTAAATTTACCGTTTATTTTTGGAGCTGGGAAACCTTCTCGTCGTAAACTTCGACAAGCTGTGGATGCCATGAATCACCCCCTTGAACAAACGGCTATGGTTGGCGATCGATTATTTACTGATGTTTTAGCCGGTAATCGTTTAGGAATGTTTACCATTTTAGTAGAACCGATGGTGTCATCCCAATCTAAACTTATTTCTTTGAGAAATTTTGAGGTATGGTTATCCCAAAAGCTGGGAGTTTCTGTTTACAAAACTTAA
- a CDS encoding iron uptake porin: MFKSFKKYSIATPTVIALAMATNGVVVNSANANEINPDNTLQQVSEYNQTQPMGQVTSVSQLRDVSPTDWAFEALRSLVERYGCIVGYPDRTFRGNRALSRYEFAAGLNACMQQMERLIAASEAVMKEDIEKLKRLMAEFETELAALGARVDNLEGRVAFLEDHQFSTTTKLKGEAIFALTGFGPNSQGDDQVTLSDRVRLTLDSSFSGKDRLRVRLAAGNVPRIRTQTGNNPSSTQARLNFEQFTGDTGNDVVIDRVYYTAPLGDKFKFWVGTVMPSEDIYQTFSPYTESSGTGSLSRALRFNPVMYRNTGDAGIGAKYKFNDTFDITASYLAGSNSSAADPTDGNGLFNGVYSAGVQFGINPNKNLGFGIGYMFAYDNANNIGGGLTPLGALGNDLRNVRVESHNVGIQGNWRIAEQFNVSGWGGYSDLNDPSNGGASADLWTFALNFSVLDLMKEGAVLNIGGGMLPYVDAVETRGGNVTLGGNTSWIVEGNYKYPVTDNISITPGIYAVFNPNQDDSNDTAVVGVLRTVFQF, translated from the coding sequence ATGTTTAAGTCTTTTAAAAAATACTCGATCGCAACTCCCACAGTCATCGCATTAGCAATGGCAACAAATGGCGTAGTGGTTAACAGTGCTAACGCAAATGAGATTAACCCTGATAACACTCTACAACAAGTTTCTGAATATAACCAAACCCAACCTATGGGACAAGTTACTTCCGTTTCTCAATTAAGAGATGTTTCCCCTACCGATTGGGCTTTTGAAGCATTAAGAAGTTTAGTTGAACGTTACGGTTGTATAGTTGGTTATCCTGATCGTACTTTCAGAGGTAATCGTGCCTTAAGTCGTTACGAATTTGCCGCCGGTTTAAATGCTTGTATGCAGCAAATGGAACGCTTAATTGCCGCTAGTGAGGCAGTAATGAAAGAAGACATCGAAAAGCTAAAACGCTTGATGGCTGAATTTGAAACAGAATTAGCGGCATTGGGTGCAAGAGTAGATAACCTAGAAGGTAGAGTTGCCTTCTTAGAAGATCATCAGTTCTCTACTACCACTAAATTAAAAGGGGAAGCTATCTTTGCTCTAACAGGTTTTGGCCCTAATAGTCAAGGTGATGATCAAGTAACCCTAAGCGATCGTGTTCGTTTAACTTTAGATAGTTCTTTCAGTGGCAAAGACAGATTAAGAGTCCGTTTGGCGGCAGGAAATGTTCCCCGTATCAGAACCCAGACAGGAAATAATCCTTCTAGTACTCAAGCTAGACTTAATTTTGAACAATTTACTGGGGATACTGGTAATGATGTTGTCATCGACAGAGTTTACTACACCGCACCCCTTGGAGATAAGTTTAAATTCTGGGTTGGTACTGTGATGCCCTCAGAAGATATTTATCAAACCTTCTCTCCTTATACTGAGAGTTCTGGCACTGGTTCTTTGTCTCGTGCTTTACGCTTCAACCCTGTTATGTATCGTAACACTGGAGACGCAGGTATCGGTGCTAAATATAAATTCAATGATACTTTTGATATAACCGCATCCTATTTAGCAGGTAGTAATAGTAGTGCGGCTGATCCTACAGATGGAAACGGTTTATTTAATGGGGTTTATAGTGCAGGAGTTCAATTTGGGATTAACCCCAATAAAAATCTTGGCTTTGGTATAGGTTATATGTTTGCTTATGACAATGCTAACAACATCGGTGGTGGTTTAACTCCCCTTGGTGCATTAGGTAATGATCTTAGAAATGTAAGAGTAGAAAGTCATAATGTAGGTATTCAAGGTAACTGGCGCATTGCAGAACAATTCAATGTTTCTGGTTGGGGTGGTTACAGTGACTTAAACGATCCTAGCAACGGTGGAGCTAGTGCCGATTTATGGACTTTTGCCCTTAATTTCTCTGTTCTTGACTTAATGAAAGAAGGTGCTGTGTTAAACATCGGTGGTGGAATGTTACCTTATGTTGATGCAGTAGAAACCAGAGGAGGTAATGTTACCCTTGGTGGCAATACATCATGGATTGTGGAAGGTAACTATAAATATCCTGTCACCGACAATATCTCTATTACTCCCGGTATTTACGCTGTGTTTAATCCTAACCAAGATGATTCCAATGACACTGCTGTGGTTGGCGTACTTCGTACCGTTTTTCAATTCTAG
- a CDS encoding urease subunit beta translates to MIPGEIFTPQGAIELNQGRETFKVTVANTGDRPIQIGSHFPFDKVNSALHFEREKTIGMRLNIVAGTAIRFEPGDEKEVELVKVQATNKEN, encoded by the coding sequence ATGATACCAGGAGAAATTTTTACTCCACAAGGAGCAATTGAGTTAAATCAAGGTAGAGAAACTTTCAAAGTTACAGTAGCGAATACAGGTGATCGACCTATTCAAATTGGTTCACATTTTCCCTTTGATAAAGTTAATTCTGCCTTACATTTTGAGAGAGAAAAAACTATTGGTATGAGATTAAACATTGTCGCCGGTACAGCCATTCGTTTTGAACCAGGAGACGAAAAAGAAGTCGAATTGGTTAAAGTACAAGCAACCAACAAAGAGAATTAG
- the ureA gene encoding urease subunit gamma → MQLSPQEKDKLLIFTAGLLAERRKAKGLKLNYPEAIAYISAAILEGAREGRTVAELMSYGTTLLTKNDVMIGVAEMIEDVQVEATFPDGTKLVTVHHPIS, encoded by the coding sequence ATGCAATTATCTCCTCAAGAAAAAGATAAACTATTGATTTTTACTGCTGGTTTATTAGCAGAAAGACGTAAGGCAAAAGGACTAAAACTGAATTATCCTGAAGCGATCGCATATATCTCTGCTGCGATTTTAGAGGGTGCAAGAGAAGGACGCACAGTGGCGGAATTGATGAGTTATGGTACAACTCTATTAACAAAAAATGATGTGATGATAGGGGTAGCAGAAATGATTGAAGATGTACAGGTAGAGGCAACATTTCCTGATGGAACAAAATTAGTTACAGTTCATCATCCTATAAGTTAA
- the ureE gene encoding urease accessory protein UreE, with the protein MIILTQKIHLESNHQPNLTIFLTAEERTKIRQTIEIKEQNSDNITLLKLNLSRGEFLNTEDILSNDEGSFFVKIKAKLEPVITVKSDSKLNLLKAAYHLGNRHVSLEIGEHYLRFSPDHVLESMLMKLGLNIYEESAPFFPEFGAYKH; encoded by the coding sequence ATGATTATTCTTACTCAAAAAATCCATTTAGAATCTAATCATCAACCCAATTTAACTATTTTTTTAACGGCAGAAGAAAGGACAAAAATTAGACAAACGATCGAAATAAAAGAACAAAATTCTGATAATATTACTTTGCTGAAACTTAATTTATCAAGAGGAGAGTTTTTAAACACAGAAGATATATTGAGTAACGATGAAGGTAGTTTTTTCGTTAAAATAAAAGCAAAATTAGAACCTGTGATTACGGTAAAAAGTGATTCAAAATTAAATCTATTAAAAGCGGCTTATCACTTGGGAAATCGTCATGTTAGTTTAGAAATTGGAGAACATTATTTAAGGTTTTCGCCAGATCATGTTCTTGAAAGTATGTTAATGAAATTAGGCTTAAATATTTACGAGGAATCAGCACCTTTTTTCCCAGAATTTGGTGCTTATAAACATTAG
- the murC gene encoding UDP-N-acetylmuramate--L-alanine ligase — MKKIDLNGKPFHFIGIGGIGMSALAYILAKRNLPVSGSDIRASHITQRLEGIGAKIFTSQTAENLEELAKKNYSNSNLFDHTSNSNYDPQIICSTAINNHNSEYQGAIEKGYPLYHRSDLLAALIKDYQSIAVAGTHGKTTTSSLIAYMLLECGLDPTVIIGGEVKAWEGNARLGKSPYLVAEADESDGSLVKHHPQFGIITNIELDHPDHYQSLDQLINIFQEFSSQSDTIIASIDCPVVKEHIKADITYSLNPHSGANYIAQNVIHTPLGSEAEIWENGHFLGNISLLLSGDHNISNALASIALGRKLGLDFNIITEALSTFEGAKRRFEYKGTYEGATLIDDYAHHPSEIRCTLQAGRSRLPQYKAKRLVAIFQPHRYSRTSTFLEEFAQCFDQADVVIITDIYSAGETNTNGITGESLVKKIKEYHDRVYYHPELSTMTEFLTDFLQPQDLTLFLGAGNLNQIIPQLVKLNHKNLAQAA; from the coding sequence ATGAAAAAAATAGATTTGAACGGAAAGCCGTTTCATTTTATCGGCATAGGGGGTATTGGAATGTCTGCTTTGGCTTATATTTTAGCTAAAAGAAACCTTCCTGTCTCTGGTTCAGATATTCGTGCTAGTCATATAACTCAGCGATTGGAAGGAATCGGAGCAAAAATTTTTACGTCTCAAACCGCTGAAAATCTGGAAGAATTAGCAAAAAAAAATTATTCAAACTCAAATCTTTTTGATCACACCTCAAATAGTAACTATGATCCTCAGATTATTTGTTCTACGGCAATTAATAATCATAACTCTGAATATCAGGGTGCGATCGAAAAAGGGTATCCTCTCTATCATCGTTCCGATTTATTAGCCGCTTTAATAAAAGATTATCAGAGTATTGCTGTAGCAGGAACTCACGGAAAAACTACTACCAGCAGTTTAATTGCTTATATGCTGTTAGAATGTGGATTAGATCCCACAGTTATTATTGGTGGAGAAGTTAAGGCATGGGAAGGGAATGCTCGTTTAGGTAAAAGTCCTTATTTAGTAGCGGAAGCTGACGAATCTGATGGTTCTTTAGTCAAACATCATCCTCAGTTTGGTATTATTACTAATATAGAGTTAGATCATCCTGATCATTATCAATCTTTAGATCAATTAATCAATATTTTTCAGGAGTTTTCCAGTCAATCAGATACGATCATAGCTTCTATTGATTGTCCTGTGGTAAAAGAACATATAAAAGCAGATATTACTTATAGTTTAAATCCTCATTCGGGAGCTAATTATATCGCTCAAAATGTGATTCATACTCCTTTGGGTAGTGAGGCAGAAATTTGGGAAAATGGTCATTTTTTAGGTAATATTTCCCTGCTATTATCAGGAGATCATAATATTAGTAATGCTTTAGCTTCGATCGCCCTAGGACGTAAATTAGGTTTAGATTTCAATATTATTACGGAAGCCCTAAGCACTTTTGAAGGAGCAAAAAGAAGATTTGAATATAAAGGTACTTATGAAGGAGCTACATTAATTGATGACTATGCTCATCACCCTAGTGAAATTCGTTGTACTTTACAAGCAGGTCGATCGAGATTACCTCAATATAAAGCAAAAAGATTAGTTGCCATATTTCAACCCCATCGTTATAGTCGTACATCTACATTTTTAGAGGAATTTGCACAATGTTTTGATCAAGCAGATGTGGTAATTATTACAGATATTTATAGTGCAGGGGAAACTAACACTAACGGTATTACGGGAGAAAGTTTAGTTAAAAAAATCAAAGAATACCACGATCGAGTTTATTATCATCCTGAATTATCAACTATGACAGAATTTTTAACGGATTTTTTACAACCCCAAGACTTAACTTTATTTTTGGGTGCAGGAAATTTGAACCAAATCATACCTCAACTCGTCAAACTAAATCATAAAAACCTCGCTCAAGCAGCCTAA
- the murB gene encoding UDP-N-acetylmuramate dehydrogenase, whose translation MTIKSDSVKTPISLPGTKCFIHHSVSLSNYTSYRVGGTAKWYVEPQSWDDIQAVFEWIEKQQIPFTCLGAGSNLLVSDHGIKGLVLNTRHLKECHIDENNHTVTVGAGYPLPTLAWKAAKKGWQGLDWAVGIPGTIGGAVVMNAGAHQNSMADILINAVVAYGDGSIETLSRKDLQYNYRSSRLQKEQALVLKATLALTPGMEREKMLEITTNNFRMRKSTQPYDKPSCGSVFRNPQPKAAGWLIEQIGLKGYQIGGAQVAHRHANFIINSGNATANDIFTLIHHVQEQVEKKWSILLHPEVKLLGQF comes from the coding sequence ATGACAATTAAATCAGATTCAGTAAAAACACCAATATCTTTACCCGGTACTAAATGTTTTATTCATCATTCCGTGTCACTGTCTAACTACACTTCTTATCGAGTTGGTGGTACAGCAAAATGGTATGTTGAACCACAATCTTGGGATGATATTCAAGCTGTTTTTGAATGGATAGAAAAACAACAAATTCCTTTTACTTGTTTAGGTGCTGGTTCAAATTTACTGGTTAGTGATCATGGTATTAAAGGCTTAGTATTAAATACTCGTCATCTCAAAGAGTGTCATATTGACGAGAATAATCATACGGTGACAGTCGGTGCCGGTTATCCATTACCCACCTTGGCATGGAAAGCTGCGAAAAAAGGTTGGCAAGGATTGGATTGGGCTGTTGGTATTCCTGGTACTATTGGTGGGGCTGTAGTTATGAATGCCGGAGCCCATCAAAATTCTATGGCAGATATTTTAATTAATGCCGTCGTTGCCTATGGGGATGGTAGTATTGAAACTTTATCGAGAAAAGATTTACAATATAACTATCGATCGTCACGATTACAAAAAGAACAAGCCTTAGTATTAAAAGCAACTTTAGCTTTAACTCCGGGTATGGAAAGGGAAAAGATGCTAGAAATTACAACAAATAACTTTAGGATGCGCAAAAGTACTCAACCTTATGATAAGCCTAGTTGCGGTAGTGTATTTAGGAATCCTCAACCAAAAGCCGCAGGATGGTTAATTGAACAAATTGGTTTAAAAGGCTATCAAATTGGAGGTGCACAAGTTGCTCATCGCCATGCTAACTTTATCATTAACTCAGGAAATGCTACCGCTAATGATATTTTCACATTAATTCACCATGTACAGGAACAAGTAGAAAAAAAATGGTCAATTCTATTACATCCTGAAGTGAAATTATTAGGACAATTTTAA